The following DNA comes from Pyramidobacter piscolens W5455.
GGCGCTGGCGAGGATCTTTCTGAGGTAGCGGGAATCTTTTCGGGGCAAGGGAAAAGTCTGTTTTCGCCGTTTGTTTGACGGCTGTGCTACAATGATCTTGTAAATTTGACCGATTATATATTGAATGAAAATTCGGAGGCGTTTTTCAGTGAACGAAAGTTATAAACCTTTGGACGTGTCCCAATACGGAAAATACAGAGAATTTTGGTTGCGATGCGACGAATATTCGTCGGACATGAGCTTTGTGGTCCTCTGGGCGTGGCAGGATTTCTTCGGCTACGAGATGAGCTGGGAACCCGAATTGATCTGGATGCGCCAGACCAAGCCCGATCTGAAATGGCTGGCGCCGGTGGGGAACTGGCGCCGCGCCGACTGGGACGAACAGCTGCGGACGCACGCGGGCGACGAAGCCGATTTCATCGACGTGCCCAAATCGCTCGTCAGGATCTGGCAGGAACAGTTGGGCGCGAAAATCGCGGCCGTGGACGATCGCGACAGCTACGAGTACCTCTACAACGTCGAAGAGCTGGCGACGCTGGCCGGCAACAAGCACATGAAGCGCCGTAACCGCGTCAACAAGTTCCGCCGCGAGTTCAACGCCCAGTACAAGACGCTGACGCCGGAGATGACCGAGGAAATCAAAAATCTGCAAAGATCCTGGACTCACGACGAGAACGAATTCATGACCAGGATGCTGGCCGCCGAGGGCGAGGGCATCCTGCGAGTGCTCGACCACTGGCGGGAAATGGGCCTGATCGGCGGCGCCATCGAACTGGACGGCCGGCTGATCGCCTACACGCTGGCCGAACCGGTCACACCCGAGCTGATCATGATCCATTACGAAAAAGGCCTGCCCGAGTTCCACGAAGTCTATCAGGTCATCAACAAGGATTTTCTGTTCTACGACGCCCGCAGCTACAAGATCGCCAACCGCGAGGAAGACATGGGCGATCCCGGCCTGCGCCACGCCAAGCTGGCCTACCTGCCCTGCGGCTACGTGGAGAAATGCAACGTCCACTGGAACGCCAACGCCTGAGCGATAAAAACCGTCCCGAAAATCTCACGCAAGCCGAGATCTTCGGGACGGTTTTTCTGTGATGAAATAAAATGCAACCACGCGGAACATTCACCGCAGCGTTGCCAGTTCTGCTTCGAGGGCGCGGAAGAAGGCGTCGAGGTCGGCGTCGACGCGCAGGGTGATGCGCGACGGCGGCAGATAGTCGGCGGACACTTCGCCGCGGTTGACGACGACGATTTTGCCGCGGCAGAGCTGGGGCAGGAACGCCGCCGGCACGACGTTGAGCGACGAGCCGAGCACGAAGAGCAGCTTGGCTCGCGAGCAGAGCCGCTCGCATTCCGTCAGGAATTTGACGCTCTCGCCGAAGAAAACGATGTCGGGCTTGATCACGCCGCCGCAATGGCAGATCGGCACGTCGGCCGTCTCGAGCATTTTGTTGACGGCGTCGTAGCCGTAATATTCGCCGCATTTGGTGCAGTGGGCGTGGCGGATCGTGCCGTGGATCTGGTAGATCGTCTTCGACCCGGCGGCTTCGTGCAGGCCGT
Coding sequences within:
- a CDS encoding DUF2156 domain-containing protein, with product MNESYKPLDVSQYGKYREFWLRCDEYSSDMSFVVLWAWQDFFGYEMSWEPELIWMRQTKPDLKWLAPVGNWRRADWDEQLRTHAGDEADFIDVPKSLVRIWQEQLGAKIAAVDDRDSYEYLYNVEELATLAGNKHMKRRNRVNKFRREFNAQYKTLTPEMTEEIKNLQRSWTHDENEFMTRMLAAEGEGILRVLDHWREMGLIGGAIELDGRLIAYTLAEPVTPELIMIHYEKGLPEFHEVYQVINKDFLFYDARSYKIANREEDMGDPGLRHAKLAYLPCGYVEKCNVHWNANA
- a CDS encoding SIR2 family NAD-dependent protein deacylase; amino-acid sequence: MTLQEQARRCAEMIASSRSTAVVSGAGLSTAAGIPDFRGPQGIYRRADVEADKLFDINYFERDPSYYYRFHRECERMLARIEPTFTHKFLARLEAEGRLSGIVTQNFDGLHEAAGSKTIYQIHGTIRHAHCTKCGEYYGYDAVNKMLETADVPICHCGGVIKPDIVFFGESVKFLTECERLCSRAKLLFVLGSSLNVVPAAFLPQLCRGKIVVVNRGEVSADYLPPSRITLRVDADLDAFFRALEAELATLR